The Solanum pennellii chromosome 11, SPENNV200 sequence ACATCAGATATCTAGTGCATTTTCACTATATAATCTGCAACCTTATCAAGAAACCTGAGAGTTTGGACCAAGTACACGAGATGTCAGAGCTCATATCCATTACACTCTCTCAACAACCAAGTGATAAGCCTGCATTTCGCTTAAAAATGTATCATGTCttgaaattaatcaatttaattctTGGAGTTTTTGTTTCTGGTGTCACAGTGTGCTTTGTTCCTCCTTTCTCCATTATAGCTTTTCCTTTGTGTACATGAGGGCCCTTAATTTGGCCATAAATGGAAAAGTCGCTGAACATATCTTTCCATCTTTCAAAAAGATAGATAGCTTCTTGAAAGAGTGGAATCTTGGAGTCAAAGATCAGAGGGGGCTCTTCCTTAAGATCTCAAACATTCTGAAGGAAACCAAGGGGGTAAGAGCGAATGACTTGTATTTTCTGGAGAAACCTGTGTTTAAAATTTTCGCATTCTTCTCTTACTCCCATCCATATTTGCAGCTCTGCAGAAGAGTCTTTCAAGTTTCTTATAAAGTATTTTGGAACTTTCTCGGATGAAGATGCTTCTGCCATGAATGAGGCAAAGGAAGAAGCTCTCCATGCATCATTGCCTTTGTCAAGCACCTGACATGTTTTAGGTTATCAGATATATCTATGTTCAACAGAACTCTGAAGTTGAATTGCTTGGGTAGAAAGGCAACACTTATCTATTTTGAACAATCTACTGTTTTTGTTTTAGATTCAGAATTGCCAAATGCTTTCTTTTCCCATGCTTAGTCGGTATCTTGTAGAACATTTTTTTGGGTGCATTGGATATGTTCTATTGCTAGCATGTAATGGTATAGGTGCGTCAAATTAAACTCTTGTATTAGAGTTACCTGACTGATGTTGGTGGAAGGTGACATGTATACTATGAAATCAGTTTTAGAGCATGAAAGCTGGCCCGGACACCAGGGTTATCCAAAAAGAGACTCTACTATAATACGACATGATTGCCTCCCTCGTCACTATTGATCTGAGTGATTTGCTAGGTAGCTGGAATTAAGCAACCAACATCATTCACAGTATGGTCTGATTTTTACTATTCTTTGAACCCTACTTGCCATATTTACTCTTGGCCTTTAATATGGCAGTATGACTTGCTAGATATACCTACTATAGTTCAATTGGAGAAAGATGCTAAACATGCTCTAGCATATCAGCTTCTGAAGATCTTTCTCACTAGGAGGTtagattattatatgaatttgcAGGAGAAAAATTCAGAATTATTAAAAACCTATGGTCAGTACTTGCATTTCTGCTAAATGGAACTTTGGTGTATTTTATGAGTGAACCCTTGAATTTATAATGCTGCCCTTGGCCTGATTCTTTTGGTCAATGCTGCAGGACTTCTCCATGAAGATTGTGCAGAAAAATGCGATTATTAACCTTGGTAGATCTTGGCAAGACAAAACCTGGTCAAATTCCATATTCCATGATCGAAGACACATTGAAGGTACATTTATTGTCCATGTCTTGTAGTTTGTATTAGTGCTCCACAGTTTGGTCGTACTATTGGTCTTTTTCTCTTTGCAGATTGATGATATTGAGGTGGAATCGTGGGCTGTTAAGGCAATTTCAGCTAAGTTACTCATCTGCAAGATAGATCAAATGAACCAAGTAATAACTGTGAGGGGTGTTTTCTATGGTGGTCGTCCTTTATCATCATTGCCTCTCCTTTGGTTGTATAAGTTTAGCTCTGATTAGTTAAGCTTTATTGGTCATCATTcgtaacttttttcttttcctttgaaTGGATGTTGTGCAGACGATGTACATAGTGTGTATTTGGGATAAATCAGCGGCAATTGCTTCGAGCAAAGCTTGTGACCTGGAGAGTAAGTCACATTCTTCTTAAACTCTATTCATATAGTCAATTTGGGTTCTAAGAGCGGGTGTGGCTAGTTACCATGATTCTTGCAGCTGCTCTGCCTGAGCCTCTAGACACATAGTGATGCAGCATATTTCTGTTATCCTCCTACTTCATCTAGTTAGATATCCTTGACCTCCAATTCTCAGTTGTAATGGTTATTGTGCTCTCAGCATATGATTAATGTTGATGAGTATAAACTATTTGCAGGGAAATATTTGAAGTGTTATTAGTACTCTTTATGCTAATAGCGCACAAACAATGCAAGGATTATATAGCGATACGCTGAAggttctttttgtttattatatgCCGAAATcatcttctttaattttttttggggacTGGATTAATTAGTGACCATCTAGAGTCATCTctttcaagaagaaattttgACATTATTCTTTCTGCCCCAAATTTTCTCTGAGTTTCATTATATACAACTTATAAACCCATCAATATGAGACTTGtagataaattatatacatgtaACTAACATATCAATTTAGATATAATTGTATTAGGATGAACTTGTGTGAATTTAACCTTTCTCAGAAGCTTTAGAAAATAGTGCTAGTATCTTTAAAGACCAGGAATTTGACTCTTGCACTACTAGACTTTTTGCCTCCATATTTTGCATATCACATGTTCTTCCACAAGTTCCAACAAATGATAATAGGGAGAGTTTGAAGAAAAAGTTTATGAACCTCAGAATTAGATTGCATACTCCACCACTCCATCAGCGGTTTCATTTAGAGGAATGTGTCTGTGAGTAATGCTCAGGAACCTGAAAAAAATTTCCACATATAATTGGCAAAATGCCCAGACACAAAGATGTGATCAACGGAATCAATTCCAGGTCTGCTACAACAAGAACAATCAGCAGGTTCTCTTCCAAAAGTAACAATTCTCTCCCTCTTGCAACTGCAATTTGGTGTTTAGAATAAGGGGAGTTAGCAGTGGTGGGGCAAGTTCCCTTACCAAAGTTTCATTCCGTTGCCCTTCTCTGATAAGATGTGACACAGTGAGCTGAGCTGATCTACTGTTGATGAACTTATTACATGTTTGGGATGCATGGTTCTTATTACATATGGTTTTGCTTTGTACATTTTTGTGATGCATTTCTATGTTTGCCTACTGTTTTCTCCCAGATTTTATCATTCATATTTGGGTCAGCTTTATACATGTTTGGGATCATTTTACTGCCTACTGTATTCTCCcagatttattttatgattcaTATTTGTCTACTGTGACAGTCTTGAAATACATGCCCTACTGTTTTCTCCCAgattttatagtttttgtaCAGGTTTGGGGATCATTTAACCGTGAAGGGGCTGGGAATTGAAAAAATGACTAGTGAGcatatgaaatatatgattctctaacttatattttaattttgaatgtgCAGGAAAATATTGCTGATTGAAGTTGATGAATAGAGGACCGAAGTAAACTTTATCTATTGTAGTGAACGATAAAGAGTTTTTGTACTAATATCATAAATGTTATTTGAATACATCTTGGTTTTGTGGAATGTATTTCTAATCGAGATCTTTAAGCAATTGCTTTCTATGTATGGGTTGTACAAGACAtgtttctcaaaatttaattgACATTATAtactttcaaattatttataagctAATTTTGTGCTTTAGATCACTTATATATTTAATGGTGATTATTGATTATAtgcaaattaaaattattattcttaaaaatgaaaaattgtggCTACAAAAATTGTACATAACATTGCAACACTTCAAAAGGGTGGCTTATTGTTCATAAATTTTACGGATAATGCTTAAGTACCTCCTAGCCTATGATCAAAATCCAACAGGCACACCTAAACTtaactaagatcctattacccttgaattcattttattcatatttttgtgCTGATGTGGCACCTTCAACCACCCAAGTTGGTTGTGTTGTACACACTCGCCCCCCATgtgtgtaaataatttttttaataaaaaatttaaaaaaaaaaatcaagagtttttaaaaaataatatttcacaattttttttaaaaaataaattttaaatttttaaagaaaaatattcttattcttttatcttgtatttaagtTAAGTTAACATTTTTTTACCTTGTATgggaactattttttttatttacattcacttattttctcttttatttttctattgattttctttgtcttttgttttgatttgatttcaaatgtcttgtatttaaaataatttaattttgaatggaTATGGGATCACT is a genomic window containing:
- the LOC107003962 gene encoding eukaryotic translation initiation factor 3 subunit M-like isoform X1, whose protein sequence is MRLLTLVDLGKTKPGQIPYSMIEDTLKIDDIEVESWAVKAISAKLLICKIDQMNQVITTMYIVCIWDKSAAIASSKACDLERKYC
- the LOC107003962 gene encoding eukaryotic translation initiation factor 3 subunit M-like isoform X2; its protein translation is MRLLTLVDLGKTKPGQIPYSMIEDTLKIDDIEVESWAVKAISAKLLICKIDQMNQTMYIVCIWDKSAAIASSKACDLERKYC